The Vanessa tameamea isolate UH-Manoa-2023 chromosome 2, ilVanTame1 primary haplotype, whole genome shotgun sequence genome has a segment encoding these proteins:
- the LOC113401413 gene encoding zinc finger protein OZF-like isoform X1, which yields MPDFNKLCRACLTTMDSFKYKFNDNVSTDDYLFCTAIEINQDEEFPKTLCNTCYDLLTKFTEFKRTCIKSQRILLTFRPIKEEVINKIEEVEQKTNDCNDEIENWTFDDGSLDNGPLQIHFTENECSNELIIKVEEEEPKGKNENVFVTTAFADATRNSTDNNRVEIPKQRNKLTCKFCNKEFYHRNMFDLHMSVHTRTLTLKCNQCTKTFVSWSGLKRHHTNWHSLFSLRSVTCRTCGKIATSPETLLAHKKLHKKRKLFICNVCGKSYTTTNNLHAHLETHKENRERQYTCEHCGKKFYTKKCILSHFSRCHTGRKFICQICSYPFTDKYNLSKHLQSHEGRKCFKCQICGKSFATRQISVEHQRIHSGERPYSCTYCTKTFISKKRLTEHLRTHTGEKPHKCFVCDHSFTQRGTLTRHMKIHTKSLIN from the exons ATGcctgatttcaataaattatgtcGTGCGTGTCTTACAACTATGGACTCtttcaaatataagtttaatgatAATGTATCAACTGACGATTATTTGTTCTGTACTGCAATAGAG aTAAATCAAGATGAAGAATTCCCAAAAACACTGTGTAATACATGTTACGATTTACTAACAAAATTCACTGAATTCAAGAGGACCTGCATTAAGTCCCAAAGAATTTTGTTAACGTTTCGGCCTATAAAAGaagaagtaattaataaaatagaggAAGTTGAACAAAAAACCAATGATTGTAATGATGAGATAGAGAACTGGACATTCGATGATGGATCATTGGACAATGGCCCCTTACAAATACATTTCACTGAAAATGAGTGTAGCAATGAGTTAATCATAAAGGTGGAGGAAGAGGAACCAAAAGGAAAAAATGAAAATg tttttgttacaaCAGCATTTGCTGATGCTACCAGAAATTCAACAGATAACAACag AGTTGAAATTCCAAagcaaagaaataaattgacatgcaaattttgtaataaagaatTCTATCATCGCAACATGTTTGATCTTCATATGTCAGTACACACACGTAca ttgacACTAAAATGTAATCAGTGCACGAAAACATTTGTATCATGGAGTGGCCTGAAACGGCACCATACAAACTGGCACTCGCTCTTCAGTCTCAGAAGCGTTACTTGTCGTACATGCGGAAAAATTGCGACGAGCCCCGAGACCCTGTTGGCACATAAGAAATTACATAAGAAacggaagctatttatttgCAATGTGTGTGGCAAAAGTTACACAACTACCAACAATCTGCAT gctCACTTAGAAACCCACAAAGAGAATAGAGAGCGTCAATACACCTGCGAACACTGTGGCAAGAAGTTTTACACGAAGAAATGTATCCTTTCTCATTTTTCTCGGTGCCACACTGGACGGAAATTCATTTGTCAGATTTGCAGTTATCCATTCACTGACAAGTATAATTTATCGAAACATTTACAATCCCACGAAGGaaggaaatgttttaaatgtcaaatatgcGGTAAGTCCTTTGCGACTCGACAAATATCTGTTGAACATCAGAGGATACATTCCGGTGAGCGCCCATATTCCTGCACCTATTGTACTAAgacttttatttcaaagaaacggCTAACTGAACACCTCCGTACTCACACGGGAGAAAAACCACATAAATGCTTTGTGTGTGATCACAGCTTCACACAAAGAGGGACTTTAACAcggcatatgaaaattcatacTAAATCATTGATTAATTga
- the LOC113401413 gene encoding histone-lysine N-methyltransferase PRDM9-like isoform X2 has translation MPDFNKLCRACLTTMDSFKYKFNDNVSTDDYLFCTAIEINQDEEFPKTLCNTCYDLLTKFTEFKRTCIKSQRILLTFRPIKEEVINKIEEVEQKTNDCNDEIENWTFDDGSLDNGPLQIHFTENECSNELIIKVEEEEPKGKNENVFVTTAFADATRNSTDNNRVEIPKQRNKLTCKFCNKEFYHRNMFDLHMSVHTRTAHLETHKENRERQYTCEHCGKKFYTKKCILSHFSRCHTGRKFICQICSYPFTDKYNLSKHLQSHEGRKCFKCQICGKSFATRQISVEHQRIHSGERPYSCTYCTKTFISKKRLTEHLRTHTGEKPHKCFVCDHSFTQRGTLTRHMKIHTKSLIN, from the exons ATGcctgatttcaataaattatgtcGTGCGTGTCTTACAACTATGGACTCtttcaaatataagtttaatgatAATGTATCAACTGACGATTATTTGTTCTGTACTGCAATAGAG aTAAATCAAGATGAAGAATTCCCAAAAACACTGTGTAATACATGTTACGATTTACTAACAAAATTCACTGAATTCAAGAGGACCTGCATTAAGTCCCAAAGAATTTTGTTAACGTTTCGGCCTATAAAAGaagaagtaattaataaaatagaggAAGTTGAACAAAAAACCAATGATTGTAATGATGAGATAGAGAACTGGACATTCGATGATGGATCATTGGACAATGGCCCCTTACAAATACATTTCACTGAAAATGAGTGTAGCAATGAGTTAATCATAAAGGTGGAGGAAGAGGAACCAAAAGGAAAAAATGAAAATg tttttgttacaaCAGCATTTGCTGATGCTACCAGAAATTCAACAGATAACAACag AGTTGAAATTCCAAagcaaagaaataaattgacatgcaaattttgtaataaagaatTCTATCATCGCAACATGTTTGATCTTCATATGTCAGTACACACACGTAca gctCACTTAGAAACCCACAAAGAGAATAGAGAGCGTCAATACACCTGCGAACACTGTGGCAAGAAGTTTTACACGAAGAAATGTATCCTTTCTCATTTTTCTCGGTGCCACACTGGACGGAAATTCATTTGTCAGATTTGCAGTTATCCATTCACTGACAAGTATAATTTATCGAAACATTTACAATCCCACGAAGGaaggaaatgttttaaatgtcaaatatgcGGTAAGTCCTTTGCGACTCGACAAATATCTGTTGAACATCAGAGGATACATTCCGGTGAGCGCCCATATTCCTGCACCTATTGTACTAAgacttttatttcaaagaaacggCTAACTGAACACCTCCGTACTCACACGGGAGAAAAACCACATAAATGCTTTGTGTGTGATCACAGCTTCACACAAAGAGGGACTTTAACAcggcatatgaaaattcatacTAAATCATTGATTAATTga
- the LOC113401411 gene encoding zinc finger protein 32-like isoform X1, which produces MAHILDFKKICRACLSDAGPLRELFSACTAGVFKYCTSVEVSDTDALPKLICQTCLDLLNKLYYFKQVVVRSNVILKQQCRLQNLQTKNDQQSSEGNDIVEVNITELNEEVKMHDNNMSGDSSENLDRTEKPSADAILISQILSRRRRRGPGRPPKDPDGPKRRRERMKCMKCGKSFQKYENFEAHMRGHFGKKPDIKCKHCEKTFLSLRSLSSHVRIHTAVRKYQCLTCGKSFAYLNVLKNHELIHAGIKKHQCHLCDAKFVQAYNLKMHLETHNNQKNYSCSQCGKKFAQPGNLKIHLIRHTGIKNYACTMCEMRFYIKADLVKHMRSHSAEKPFSCQLCDKTFKSRSFQAIHMRTHTGERPYACDLCPKKFMARKDLRNHRMIHTGEKPHKCQLCNQAFIQKCALNRHMKGHGKANEDAQNLIRAPLPPVNNTPPLPVAYAQWHTN; this is translated from the exons ATGGCTCacattttagattttaagaaaatatgccGAGCTTGTCTATCTGATGCCGGCCCACTTAGAGAGCTTTTTTCGGCTTGTACCGCTGGAGTATTTAAGTATTGCACTTCTGTCGAG gtttcaGACACAGATGCACTTCCAAAACTTATCTGCCAAACATGTCTAGATTtactaaataagttatattatttcaaacaagtAGTCGTAAGATCAAATGTCATATTGAAACAGCAATGTCGATTACAG aATCTACAAACAAAGAATGATCAACAGTCAAGTGAAGGGAATGATATTGTCGAGGTAAATATAACAGAACTCAATGAGGAAGTCAAAATGCATGACAATAATATGTCAGGAGATAGCAGCGAAAACTTGGACAGAACAGAAAAGCCTTCAGCAGATGCAATTCTTATTAG ccAAATCCTGTCGAGGCGAAGAAGACGGGGTCCCGGACGACCCCCGAAAGATCCAGATGGCCCTAAAAGAAGACGAGAACGCATGAAGTGCATGAAATGCGGAAAAAGTTTCCAGAAATACGAAAACTTCGAGGCGCATATGCGCGGCCACTTTGGGAAGAAG CCTGACATTAAATGCAAGCACTGCGAGAAGACGTTCCTGTCCCTGCGCAGCCTCAGCAGCCATGTGCGAATTCACACCGCGGTACGCAAATATCAATGCCTGACGTGTGGGAAAAGCTTCGCATACTTGAATGTGCTCAAAAACCACGAGCTGATACACGCCGGCATCAAGAAACACCAGTGCCACCTTTGTGATGCTAAGTTCGTCCAGGCTTACAATCTCAAG ATGCACTTGGAAACCCACAACAATCAGAAAAACTACAGCTGCTCTCAATGTGGAAAGAAATTCGCACAGCCCGGGAACCTGAAGATACATTTAATCCGTCACACAGGCATAAAAAACTATGCATGCACAATGTGTGAAATGCGCTTCTATATAAAG GCCGATCTTGTGAAACACATGAGATCACATTCTGCTGAGAAACCCTTTTCGTGTCAACTTTGTGATAAAACATTCAAAAGCAGGAGTTTTCAAGCAATACACATGAGGACCCATACTG GTGAACGTCCATACGCCTGCGATCTTTGCCCTAAGAAGTTCATGGCTAGGAAGGATCTCCGCAATCATCGAATGATCCATACCGGAGAAAAACCTCACAAGTGTCAACTCTGCAACCAGGCCTTCATCCAAAAATGTGCTCTCAACAGACACATGAAAGGTCATGGAAAAGCCAATGAAGATGCACAAAATCTCATCAGGGCTCCACTTCCACCGGTCAACAACACTCCCCCACTGCCAGTAGCATATGCTCAGTGGCATACCAACTGA
- the LOC113401411 gene encoding zinc finger protein 32-like isoform X2 produces the protein MAHILDFKKICRACLSDAGPLRELFSACTAGVFKYCTSVEVSDTDALPKLICQTCLDLLNKLYYFKQVVVRSNVILKQQCRLQNLQTKNDQQSSEGNDIVEVNITELNEEVKMHDNNMSGDSSENLDRTEKPSADAILISQILSRRRRRGPGRPPKDPDGPKRRRERMKCMKCGKSFQKYENFEAHMRGHFGKKPDIKCKHCEKTFLSLRSLSSHVRIHTAMHLETHNNQKNYSCSQCGKKFAQPGNLKIHLIRHTGIKNYACTMCEMRFYIKADLVKHMRSHSAEKPFSCQLCDKTFKSRSFQAIHMRTHTGERPYACDLCPKKFMARKDLRNHRMIHTGEKPHKCQLCNQAFIQKCALNRHMKGHGKANEDAQNLIRAPLPPVNNTPPLPVAYAQWHTN, from the exons ATGGCTCacattttagattttaagaaaatatgccGAGCTTGTCTATCTGATGCCGGCCCACTTAGAGAGCTTTTTTCGGCTTGTACCGCTGGAGTATTTAAGTATTGCACTTCTGTCGAG gtttcaGACACAGATGCACTTCCAAAACTTATCTGCCAAACATGTCTAGATTtactaaataagttatattatttcaaacaagtAGTCGTAAGATCAAATGTCATATTGAAACAGCAATGTCGATTACAG aATCTACAAACAAAGAATGATCAACAGTCAAGTGAAGGGAATGATATTGTCGAGGTAAATATAACAGAACTCAATGAGGAAGTCAAAATGCATGACAATAATATGTCAGGAGATAGCAGCGAAAACTTGGACAGAACAGAAAAGCCTTCAGCAGATGCAATTCTTATTAG ccAAATCCTGTCGAGGCGAAGAAGACGGGGTCCCGGACGACCCCCGAAAGATCCAGATGGCCCTAAAAGAAGACGAGAACGCATGAAGTGCATGAAATGCGGAAAAAGTTTCCAGAAATACGAAAACTTCGAGGCGCATATGCGCGGCCACTTTGGGAAGAAG CCTGACATTAAATGCAAGCACTGCGAGAAGACGTTCCTGTCCCTGCGCAGCCTCAGCAGCCATGTGCGAATTCACACCGCG ATGCACTTGGAAACCCACAACAATCAGAAAAACTACAGCTGCTCTCAATGTGGAAAGAAATTCGCACAGCCCGGGAACCTGAAGATACATTTAATCCGTCACACAGGCATAAAAAACTATGCATGCACAATGTGTGAAATGCGCTTCTATATAAAG GCCGATCTTGTGAAACACATGAGATCACATTCTGCTGAGAAACCCTTTTCGTGTCAACTTTGTGATAAAACATTCAAAAGCAGGAGTTTTCAAGCAATACACATGAGGACCCATACTG GTGAACGTCCATACGCCTGCGATCTTTGCCCTAAGAAGTTCATGGCTAGGAAGGATCTCCGCAATCATCGAATGATCCATACCGGAGAAAAACCTCACAAGTGTCAACTCTGCAACCAGGCCTTCATCCAAAAATGTGCTCTCAACAGACACATGAAAGGTCATGGAAAAGCCAATGAAGATGCACAAAATCTCATCAGGGCTCCACTTCCACCGGTCAACAACACTCCCCCACTGCCAGTAGCATATGCTCAGTGGCATACCAACTGA
- the LOC113401411 gene encoding zinc finger protein 32-like isoform X3 — protein sequence MAHILDFKKICRACLSDAGPLRELFSACTAGVFKYCTSVEVSDTDALPKLICQTCLDLLNKLYYFKQVVVRSNVILKQQCRLQNLQTKNDQQSSEGNDIVEVNITELNEEVKMHDNNMSGDSSENLDRTEKPSADAILISQILSRRRRRGPGRPPKDPDGPKRRRERMKCMKCGKSFQKYENFEAHMRGHFGKKMHLETHNNQKNYSCSQCGKKFAQPGNLKIHLIRHTGIKNYACTMCEMRFYIKADLVKHMRSHSAEKPFSCQLCDKTFKSRSFQAIHMRTHTGERPYACDLCPKKFMARKDLRNHRMIHTGEKPHKCQLCNQAFIQKCALNRHMKGHGKANEDAQNLIRAPLPPVNNTPPLPVAYAQWHTN from the exons ATGGCTCacattttagattttaagaaaatatgccGAGCTTGTCTATCTGATGCCGGCCCACTTAGAGAGCTTTTTTCGGCTTGTACCGCTGGAGTATTTAAGTATTGCACTTCTGTCGAG gtttcaGACACAGATGCACTTCCAAAACTTATCTGCCAAACATGTCTAGATTtactaaataagttatattatttcaaacaagtAGTCGTAAGATCAAATGTCATATTGAAACAGCAATGTCGATTACAG aATCTACAAACAAAGAATGATCAACAGTCAAGTGAAGGGAATGATATTGTCGAGGTAAATATAACAGAACTCAATGAGGAAGTCAAAATGCATGACAATAATATGTCAGGAGATAGCAGCGAAAACTTGGACAGAACAGAAAAGCCTTCAGCAGATGCAATTCTTATTAG ccAAATCCTGTCGAGGCGAAGAAGACGGGGTCCCGGACGACCCCCGAAAGATCCAGATGGCCCTAAAAGAAGACGAGAACGCATGAAGTGCATGAAATGCGGAAAAAGTTTCCAGAAATACGAAAACTTCGAGGCGCATATGCGCGGCCACTTTGGGAAGAAG ATGCACTTGGAAACCCACAACAATCAGAAAAACTACAGCTGCTCTCAATGTGGAAAGAAATTCGCACAGCCCGGGAACCTGAAGATACATTTAATCCGTCACACAGGCATAAAAAACTATGCATGCACAATGTGTGAAATGCGCTTCTATATAAAG GCCGATCTTGTGAAACACATGAGATCACATTCTGCTGAGAAACCCTTTTCGTGTCAACTTTGTGATAAAACATTCAAAAGCAGGAGTTTTCAAGCAATACACATGAGGACCCATACTG GTGAACGTCCATACGCCTGCGATCTTTGCCCTAAGAAGTTCATGGCTAGGAAGGATCTCCGCAATCATCGAATGATCCATACCGGAGAAAAACCTCACAAGTGTCAACTCTGCAACCAGGCCTTCATCCAAAAATGTGCTCTCAACAGACACATGAAAGGTCATGGAAAAGCCAATGAAGATGCACAAAATCTCATCAGGGCTCCACTTCCACCGGTCAACAACACTCCCCCACTGCCAGTAGCATATGCTCAGTGGCATACCAACTGA
- the LOC113401411 gene encoding zinc finger protein 32-like isoform X4 translates to MHDNNMSGDSSENLDRTEKPSADAILISQILSRRRRRGPGRPPKDPDGPKRRRERMKCMKCGKSFQKYENFEAHMRGHFGKKPDIKCKHCEKTFLSLRSLSSHVRIHTAVRKYQCLTCGKSFAYLNVLKNHELIHAGIKKHQCHLCDAKFVQAYNLKMHLETHNNQKNYSCSQCGKKFAQPGNLKIHLIRHTGIKNYACTMCEMRFYIKADLVKHMRSHSAEKPFSCQLCDKTFKSRSFQAIHMRTHTGERPYACDLCPKKFMARKDLRNHRMIHTGEKPHKCQLCNQAFIQKCALNRHMKGHGKANEDAQNLIRAPLPPVNNTPPLPVAYAQWHTN, encoded by the exons ATGCATGACAATAATATGTCAGGAGATAGCAGCGAAAACTTGGACAGAACAGAAAAGCCTTCAGCAGATGCAATTCTTATTAG ccAAATCCTGTCGAGGCGAAGAAGACGGGGTCCCGGACGACCCCCGAAAGATCCAGATGGCCCTAAAAGAAGACGAGAACGCATGAAGTGCATGAAATGCGGAAAAAGTTTCCAGAAATACGAAAACTTCGAGGCGCATATGCGCGGCCACTTTGGGAAGAAG CCTGACATTAAATGCAAGCACTGCGAGAAGACGTTCCTGTCCCTGCGCAGCCTCAGCAGCCATGTGCGAATTCACACCGCGGTACGCAAATATCAATGCCTGACGTGTGGGAAAAGCTTCGCATACTTGAATGTGCTCAAAAACCACGAGCTGATACACGCCGGCATCAAGAAACACCAGTGCCACCTTTGTGATGCTAAGTTCGTCCAGGCTTACAATCTCAAG ATGCACTTGGAAACCCACAACAATCAGAAAAACTACAGCTGCTCTCAATGTGGAAAGAAATTCGCACAGCCCGGGAACCTGAAGATACATTTAATCCGTCACACAGGCATAAAAAACTATGCATGCACAATGTGTGAAATGCGCTTCTATATAAAG GCCGATCTTGTGAAACACATGAGATCACATTCTGCTGAGAAACCCTTTTCGTGTCAACTTTGTGATAAAACATTCAAAAGCAGGAGTTTTCAAGCAATACACATGAGGACCCATACTG GTGAACGTCCATACGCCTGCGATCTTTGCCCTAAGAAGTTCATGGCTAGGAAGGATCTCCGCAATCATCGAATGATCCATACCGGAGAAAAACCTCACAAGTGTCAACTCTGCAACCAGGCCTTCATCCAAAAATGTGCTCTCAACAGACACATGAAAGGTCATGGAAAAGCCAATGAAGATGCACAAAATCTCATCAGGGCTCCACTTCCACCGGTCAACAACACTCCCCCACTGCCAGTAGCATATGCTCAGTGGCATACCAACTGA
- the Galk gene encoding N-acetylgalactosamine kinase produces the protein MSGNSNEVPIANIPSGERIEKLSEHFYNEFGCQPDFFARVPGRVNLIGEHIDYCGYPVLPMALEQDIIVAAGFMREHKINLRNTNCKYDKIDFEIKPYSDMIIEGLGSDGKPFWYNYVLCGIKGALEHLDNKVINGVKLFIDGNIPPASGLSSSSALVSAVCLAFLYAQKAVLNKIEIASLCAKCERYIGTQGGGMDQAIAFLAEKYCAQYITWNPLKATKVMLPEDASFVVAHSLAEVNKAATNDYNKRVIECRLAAKILTLDSHIKIDHNIVTLSQVQKLLNKSLEEMVILVHNQLPKDIYVKTEICKMLNITEEKMDNFYLTPNTIHLQEFKLKQRALHVYGEAIRVEAFRGICSESSMNGIRNGSTNGANTFSTDEDRADVLSKLGELMSKSHESLKKLYECSHKNLDLLVDISKKLNVHSRLTGAGWGGCIVALCPKEKVKEYIEKVEDEFYVKHCKIDKAKAKSFVFATSPNYGAVIYTKK, from the coding sequence ATGAGCGGAAATAGTAACGAAGTGCCGATAGCAAATATCCCGTCGGGAGAAAGAATTGAAAAGTTAAGtgaacatttttataatgaatttggATGTCAGCCAGATTTTTTTGCACGAGTTCCTGGCAGAGTTAATTTAATTGGAGAACATATTGATTATTGCGGTTATCCAGTGTTGCCTATGGCTTTAGAACAAGACATAATAGTGGCAGCGGGTTTTATGCGagaacataaaattaatctacGTAATACGAATTGTAAATATGATAAGATTGATTTCGAAATAAAACCATACAGTGATATGATAATAGAAGGATTGGGCTCAGATGGAAAACCATTTTGGTATAATTACGTACTTTGTGGGATTAAAGGAGCTCTGGAGCATTTggataataaagttattaatggGGTCAAACTCTTTATTGACGGAAATATTCCCCCAGCCTCGGGCTTATCAAGTTCGTCAGCTCTAGTAAGTGCTGTGTGCTTAGCATTTCTGTATGCTCAAAAagcagtattaaataaaatagaaatcgCTTCACTTTGTGCCAAATGTGAGAGATACATTGGTACGCAAGGGGGTGGTATGGATCAGGCAATAGCTTTCTTGGCAGAAAAGTATTGCGCTCAATATATAACTTGGAACCCTCTAAAGGCTACCAAAGTTATGTTACCAGAAGATGCTTCTTTTGTAGTAGCACATAGTTTAGCTGAAGTAAACAAAGCAGCTACTAATGACTACAATAAGAGAGTTATAGAGTGTAGACTGGCTGCTAAAATTTTAACTCTAGATTCACATATAAAAATTGATCATAATATAGTCACTTTAAGTCAAGtacagaaattattaaataaaagtttagaaGAAATGGTAATTCTTGTACATAATCAACTACCAAAAGATATCTATGTAAAAACGgaaatatgtaaaatgttaaatatcacTGAAGAGAAAAtggataacttttatttaactccAAATACGATACATTTACaagagtttaaattaaaacaaagagcTTTGCACGTTTATGGAGAGGCCATAAGAGTTGAAGCCTTTCGTGGGATATGTTCAGAATCTTCTATGAACGGGATACGCAATGGCTCTACTAACGGCGCAAATACATTTTCAACAGACGAAGACAGAGCCGATGTTTTAAGTAAGTTAGGAGAGCTGATGTCAAAAAGCCATgaaagcttaaaaaaattatatgaatgctCACATAAAAATTTAGATCTTTTGGTAGACAtatctaaaaaattaaatgttcattCAAGATTGACCGGTGCTGGATGGGGTGGTTGTATTGTAGCTCTATGCCCAAAAGAGAAAGTGAAAGAATACATTGAAAAAGTAGAAGATGAATTTTACGTTAAGCACTGTAAAATTGATAAAGCTAAAGCAAAATCATTTGTATTTGCCACTAGTCCCAATTACGGAGCtgtaatttacacaaaaaaataa